From the genome of Geminocystis herdmanii PCC 6308, one region includes:
- a CDS encoding DUF2997 domain-containing protein has product MSIETLEFIIFPDGRVQEKVTGIIGKSCEEVTKAIESQLGRVISQQKTGEYYEEKISINNTIPNQNW; this is encoded by the coding sequence ATGTCGATCGAAACATTAGAATTTATTATCTTTCCTGATGGTAGAGTCCAAGAAAAAGTAACAGGAATCATCGGAAAGTCTTGTGAAGAAGTAACTAAAGCCATCGAATCACAATTAGGTAGAGTTATATCACAACAAAAAACGGGAGAATATTATGAAGAAAAAATCTCCATAAATAACACCATTCCCAATCAAAATTGGTAA
- a CDS encoding type II toxin-antitoxin system HicB family antitoxin: protein MKIQAIIHEAEEGGYWAEVPSLPGCVTEGDTMEELETNLREAIELYLRPIPHQQDSSNKILELIL from the coding sequence ATGAAAATTCAAGCAATAATACATGAAGCGGAAGAAGGTGGATACTGGGCGGAAGTGCCATCATTACCGGGCTGTGTTACCGAAGGTGATACAATGGAGGAATTGGAGACTAATCTTCGGGAGGCGATCGAACTATATTTAAGACCCATTCCTCATCAACAAGATTCCTCTAATAAGATATTGGAATTAATTTTATGA
- a CDS encoding ABC transporter permease, whose protein sequence is MNKRLFIQLKRRPSTLIAGVIQPFMWLILFGALFFHAPNNLFGNNANYGQFLAPGIIIFTAFSGALNAGLPIMFDREFGFLNRLLVAPLASRFSIVLASTIYIITLSLIQTAVIITASAFIGAGLPSLGGLSAIVLIVFLIVLGVTGLSLGLAFALPGHIELLAVIFVINLPLLFASTALAPLSFMAEWLQVIASLNPLTYAIEPIRYIYQNSDWSFVSIVMNTPWGSLKFVTVLSLLFIFDVVILLSIKPLLSRRFA, encoded by the coding sequence ATGAATAAGCGTTTATTTATTCAATTAAAACGTCGCCCTTCAACCCTAATTGCTGGAGTTATTCAACCTTTTATGTGGTTAATTTTATTTGGTGCTTTATTCTTTCATGCCCCTAATAATTTATTCGGAAATAATGCTAATTATGGACAATTTTTAGCACCGGGAATTATCATTTTTACTGCTTTTTCTGGTGCATTAAATGCCGGATTACCCATCATGTTCGATCGAGAATTTGGCTTTTTAAATAGATTATTAGTAGCACCTTTAGCCTCTCGATTTTCGATCGTCCTTGCCTCTACAATCTATATTATCACCCTGAGCTTAATTCAAACTGCCGTTATTATTACCGCCAGTGCTTTTATTGGTGCTGGTTTACCCAGTCTTGGGGGGTTGAGTGCCATCGTACTTATTGTATTTCTTATTGTATTGGGTGTAACAGGATTAAGCCTAGGTTTAGCTTTTGCCCTCCCCGGACATATTGAATTATTAGCAGTGATTTTTGTAATTAATCTGCCTCTGTTGTTTGCTAGTACTGCATTAGCACCTCTTTCCTTCATGGCAGAATGGTTACAAGTCATCGCCAGTTTAAACCCTTTAACCTACGCCATTGAGCCTATTAGATATATATATCAAAATTCTGATTGGAGTTTTGTTAGTATAGTCATGAATACCCCTTGGGGAAGTCTTAAATTTGTCACAGTCTTATCATTATTATTCATCTTTGATGTGGTGATTTTACTCTCAATTAAACCCTTATTAAGCCGTCGTTTTGCTTAA
- a CDS encoding RNA recognition motif domain-containing protein produces MSIYVGNLSYEVTEAHLTSAFADFGAVKRVYLPTDRETGRMRGFGFVEMSTDAEEDKAIEALDGAEWMGRDMKVNKAKPREENNSRGGRGGGGGRRNSFSSSY; encoded by the coding sequence ATGTCTATCTATGTAGGGAATTTATCCTATGAAGTTACGGAAGCCCATTTAACCTCTGCCTTTGCGGATTTTGGAGCAGTAAAAAGAGTCTATTTACCTACCGATCGTGAAACTGGGCGTATGCGCGGTTTTGGTTTTGTGGAAATGAGTACTGATGCTGAAGAAGATAAAGCAATCGAAGCCTTAGACGGTGCAGAATGGATGGGACGTGACATGAAAGTTAACAAAGCCAAACCCCGTGAGGAAAATAATTCTCGTGGTGGCCGTGGTGGCGGTGGCGGAAGAAGAAATAGTTTTTCCAGTAGCTACTAA
- a CDS encoding DUF3536 domain-containing protein, whose amino-acid sequence MTISSTLIPTTQHNPLQEAQGIYVTVHGHFYQPPRENPYLNTIERQPSAHPFHDWNERIFYECYRNNAFARIFNNQGDIVGIVNNYEYMSFNMGATLMSWLEKYDRAVYQRIIEADRASCQRLNGHGNAIAQVYNHIIMPLANERDKFTQVRWGKADFYSRFGRQPEGMWLAETAVDYDTLEVLIAEGIKFIILAPSQAKKCRPIGDNKEWLEVGGGQIDSTRPYRCYVDNGAYIDVFFYDGPISGDMGFGDVLLSSNHFYSRLNLAVRGDKRQSQLISVATDGETFGHHKKDTEKCLAYAFTKEFPQKGWTVTNYAHYLSIVTPTWEVELKPATAWSCYHGVERWKDDCGCGGGGEYHQKWRKPLRESLNWLRDELTKVYEDVGYHYFKNIWLARDEYIEVILDRNPDTVEKFLHRHASHNLSPSEQIDALRLLEMQRHSLLMFTSCGWFFEEISRPEGTQILRYASHALELAGEVAGVQLEKEFLDRLSEAESNIKEYSNGEGVYRQAVIPSQVNLEQVTAHYALSSLYNDYQSEQTIYCYSAQKLDFQKQQIGSLTLAIGQVRLTSQITWESGHFIFAVLHLGGWDFHCCIQPFSSRLAYTEMKEELFSILKQASVVELVLTMSKLFGNKSFDLKHLFAEERLAIMEKLTVTTKKRLDQLYTQVYRDNYSILLAFQRDEVPIPQELQVAAEVAISYRCIKVIEAINNNIPDLDNLEPYLIELDAIATEANNLQCQLEIPKGKKTLEKLILFSLEQILSDQDISEYDIQMIDRLIKLGKKLKLNLWLDKIQEIYYDFLYTQLVPKLALTNHKLLDPNHFRLWIKLAEYLDIYINFDEDK is encoded by the coding sequence ATGACTATTTCTTCTACTCTTATTCCAACTACTCAACACAATCCCCTACAAGAAGCTCAAGGTATTTACGTTACTGTACATGGACACTTTTATCAACCCCCTAGGGAAAATCCCTATCTAAATACGATCGAACGACAACCTAGCGCCCATCCTTTCCACGATTGGAATGAAAGAATTTTCTATGAATGTTATCGCAACAACGCTTTTGCCCGTATTTTTAACAATCAAGGTGATATTGTCGGTATCGTCAATAACTATGAATACATGAGTTTTAATATGGGGGCAACTCTCATGTCGTGGTTAGAAAAGTACGATCGAGCCGTGTATCAGAGAATTATAGAAGCCGATCGAGCCAGTTGTCAACGGTTAAACGGTCATGGTAACGCCATCGCCCAAGTGTATAATCATATTATCATGCCCCTTGCCAACGAAAGAGACAAATTTACACAGGTAAGATGGGGAAAAGCTGACTTTTATAGTCGTTTTGGCAGACAACCCGAAGGAATGTGGTTAGCAGAAACCGCCGTTGATTACGACACTTTAGAAGTATTAATAGCAGAAGGCATAAAATTTATTATCCTTGCACCTTCCCAAGCCAAAAAATGTCGCCCCATAGGAGACAATAAAGAATGGTTAGAAGTAGGAGGAGGGCAAATTGACTCCACTCGCCCCTATCGATGTTATGTTGACAACGGTGCTTATATTGATGTATTTTTCTATGATGGACCTATTTCTGGAGATATGGGTTTTGGAGATGTCTTACTAAGTAGTAATCATTTTTACTCCCGTCTTAACCTAGCCGTTAGGGGAGACAAACGGCAATCTCAACTCATCTCCGTAGCTACCGATGGAGAGACATTCGGACATCATAAAAAAGACACCGAAAAATGTTTAGCCTATGCCTTTACTAAAGAATTTCCCCAAAAAGGTTGGACTGTAACCAACTACGCTCATTATCTTAGTATAGTTACTCCTACTTGGGAAGTAGAATTAAAACCAGCTACCGCTTGGAGTTGTTATCACGGAGTCGAGAGATGGAAAGACGACTGCGGATGTGGAGGAGGAGGAGAATATCATCAAAAATGGCGTAAACCCCTGCGAGAATCTTTAAACTGGTTACGAGACGAATTAACCAAAGTTTATGAAGATGTGGGCTATCATTATTTTAAAAATATTTGGTTAGCAAGGGATGAATATATAGAAGTCATTTTAGATCGAAACCCTGATACTGTCGAAAAATTTTTGCATCGTCACGCCTCCCATAACCTCTCCCCTAGTGAACAAATTGACGCTTTACGATTGTTAGAAATGCAACGACACTCTTTATTAATGTTTACCAGTTGCGGATGGTTTTTTGAAGAAATATCACGCCCTGAAGGCACACAAATCTTACGCTATGCTTCCCACGCCTTAGAGTTAGCAGGAGAAGTAGCAGGAGTACAACTAGAAAAAGAATTTCTCGATCGACTCTCAGAAGCAGAAAGTAACATTAAGGAATATAGTAACGGAGAAGGAGTTTATCGTCAAGCAGTGATACCTTCCCAAGTAAATTTAGAACAAGTTACCGCCCATTATGCCCTTAGTTCCTTGTATAATGACTATCAAAGTGAGCAAACTATTTACTGTTATTCTGCCCAAAAATTAGACTTTCAGAAACAACAAATAGGCTCTTTGACATTAGCAATAGGACAAGTGCGCTTAACCTCACAAATTACATGGGAAAGCGGACATTTTATTTTTGCGGTTTTACACTTAGGGGGTTGGGATTTCCATTGTTGTATTCAACCGTTTTCCAGTCGCTTGGCTTATACAGAAATGAAAGAGGAATTATTTTCTATCCTCAAACAAGCCAGTGTTGTGGAATTGGTTTTAACCATGAGTAAATTATTTGGTAATAAATCCTTTGACTTAAAACATCTTTTTGCCGAAGAAAGATTGGCAATCATGGAAAAATTAACCGTCACCACGAAAAAAAGACTAGATCAGCTTTATACTCAAGTATATCGAGATAATTATAGTATTTTACTGGCTTTTCAACGGGATGAAGTGCCAATCCCCCAAGAGTTACAAGTAGCGGCAGAAGTTGCCATTTCCTATCGTTGTATCAAAGTTATTGAAGCTATCAATAATAATATCCCAGACTTAGATAATTTAGAACCTTATCTCATTGAGTTAGATGCCATTGCCACAGAGGCTAATAATTTACAATGTCAATTAGAGATTCCTAAAGGTAAAAAAACCCTTGAAAAACTTATCTTATTCTCTCTTGAACAAATTTTATCAGATCAGGATATTTCTGAATATGATATTCAGATGATCGATCGACTAATTAAACTAGGGAAAAAACTAAAATTAAACCTTTGGTTAGATAAAATTCAAGAAATTTATTATGACTTTTTATATACTCAATTAGTCCCCAAATTAGCCTTAACTAATCACAAATTACTTGATCCGAATCACTTCAGATTATGGATTAAGTTAGCAGAATATTTAGACATTTATATCAACTTTGATGAAGATAAATAA
- a CDS encoding ferredoxin, with amino-acid sequence MIDRNDEFAPTGLEPELGGIWRDNPERSGFEPELGGIDREKGVYVDEVTCIGCKNCVHVAPNTFYIEDTFGRSRVYNQDGDTEAIVQEAIDTCPVDCIHWLDYTDIKQKEGERKYQDVRPLGYPQIHKSAKKRKKLLNN; translated from the coding sequence ATGATCGATCGAAATGATGAATTTGCACCGACAGGATTAGAACCAGAATTGGGCGGAATTTGGCGAGATAACCCCGAAAGAAGCGGTTTTGAACCAGAATTAGGGGGAATCGATCGAGAAAAAGGGGTTTATGTGGATGAAGTAACCTGTATCGGTTGCAAAAATTGTGTTCATGTTGCCCCGAATACTTTTTATATTGAAGACACTTTCGGTCGATCGAGGGTTTATAATCAAGATGGAGATACAGAAGCAATTGTACAGGAGGCGATCGATACCTGTCCTGTGGACTGCATTCACTGGCTAGACTACACCGACATTAAACAAAAAGAAGGGGAACGAAAATATCAAGATGTGCGTCCACTAGGTTATCCCCAAATTCATAAATCAGCAAAAAAAAGGAAGAAATTATTAAATAATTAA
- the ctpB gene encoding carboxyl-terminal processing protease CtpB: MKPQIKKFPLVQSLLATLATGSFLSIAISPTAQAEMTDSPKMVVDEMWQIINNEFVDRNFNQVNWQKKREELLSKNYSNRTQAYRAINQALKELGDPYTRFLPPEQFEVLNSQTSGETSGVGIRIAIDPRTQDLYIVDSIRKSPAAEAGLQRGDRIVRIDGKPTALMDLDQASEALKGEIGTDVSLEIARRGQPSFQVKVVRSEIEVPSVDFSLKQEAGLNVGYIKLDEFSSLAAQQMKDAIDELQKQQASAFVLDLRGNPGGLLFASVDIARMWMAEGEIVDIVDRRGGHRRFQANNSAITDLPLVVLVDGNSASASEILAGALKENKRATVVGTNTFGKGTVQSVHSLSDGSGLAVTISRYYPPSGMNINKKGIAPDIVQGISREEEYLLSQNPSLFATKADSQYSKAVSILRTRTPVNESNSVSIRQ, encoded by the coding sequence ATGAAACCTCAAATCAAAAAATTCCCCCTAGTACAATCCCTCTTAGCTACCCTAGCAACAGGAAGTTTTTTAAGTATTGCTATTTCTCCCACCGCCCAAGCAGAAATGACCGATAGTCCCAAAATGGTAGTGGATGAGATGTGGCAAATCATCAATAACGAGTTTGTCGATCGAAATTTTAATCAAGTTAATTGGCAAAAAAAACGAGAAGAATTATTAAGCAAAAATTATAGTAACAGAACTCAGGCTTATCGCGCCATCAATCAAGCCTTAAAAGAATTAGGTGATCCCTATACTCGTTTTCTTCCTCCCGAACAATTTGAAGTTCTCAACAGTCAAACATCAGGGGAAACATCAGGGGTAGGCATCCGTATTGCCATCGATCCCCGTACCCAAGACTTATATATTGTCGATTCCATCAGAAAATCCCCTGCCGCCGAAGCTGGACTCCAAAGAGGCGATCGCATTGTGCGTATTGACGGTAAACCCACCGCATTAATGGATTTAGATCAAGCATCGGAAGCGTTAAAAGGGGAAATAGGTACAGATGTTAGCTTAGAAATTGCACGACGAGGACAACCTTCCTTTCAAGTCAAAGTAGTCCGTAGTGAGATAGAAGTTCCCTCTGTGGATTTTAGTCTCAAACAGGAAGCAGGGTTAAACGTAGGTTACATCAAACTAGACGAATTTAGCTCCCTTGCTGCCCAACAAATGAAAGATGCTATTGACGAATTACAAAAACAACAAGCCTCCGCTTTTGTACTGGATTTGAGGGGTAATCCGGGGGGATTATTATTTGCTAGTGTGGACATTGCCAGAATGTGGATGGCAGAAGGGGAAATTGTGGACATAGTCGATCGAAGAGGTGGACACCGCCGTTTTCAGGCGAATAATTCAGCTATTACCGATTTACCCTTAGTGGTTTTAGTCGATGGTAACTCCGCTAGTGCCAGTGAAATTTTAGCAGGAGCGTTAAAAGAAAATAAGAGAGCTACAGTTGTGGGGACAAATACTTTTGGTAAAGGTACAGTACAATCCGTTCATTCCCTCTCCGATGGCTCAGGATTAGCAGTAACAATCTCCCGTTACTATCCTCCCAGTGGCATGAATATCAATAAAAAAGGTATTGCCCCTGATATTGTACAAGGCATTAGCAGAGAAGAGGAGTATCTTTTGAGTCAAAACCCCTCTTTATTTGCCACCAAAGCTGATTCCCAATACTCTAAAGCCGTATCTATTCTCCGAACTCGTACCCCCGTTAATGAATCTAATTCCGTAAGTATTCGACAATAA
- the cysS gene encoding cysteine--tRNA ligase produces the protein MNLSLYNTLTNREEEFIPLNADTVNMYCCGITVYDYCHLGHARTCITWDVVRRYLEWRGYKVNYIQNFTDIDDKILNRARQENTTMEAVSERFIEAYFEDMTQLNVKPANAYPRATHTLDGIKKLIWELEQKGYAYETEGDVYYSVEKFKDYGKLSGRKLEDLQTGASGRVNQSEGVKQKPFDFALWKSAKPDEPSFDSPWGKGRPGWHIECSAMVREMLGETIDIHVGGNDLIFPHHENEIAQSEAVTGKPLSRYWLHNGMVKVDGEKMSKSLGNFVTIRDLLAKYDPMAMRIFILQANYRKPLDFTQDAMEGVTKGWHTLAEGLLFGVKYREKLNLTRESQFTIIKSVQEDFCQAIDRDFNFASGLAILFELAKELVKEANILTHEGKTTRSSQELGDKWHTLVTLAQVLGLEANYEEKEPVSLSITEEEIETLIQQRLEARKAKNYQEGDRIRDLLKEKGVTLIDAPGGVTKWHR, from the coding sequence ATGAATTTAAGTCTTTATAACACCCTTACCAATCGAGAAGAAGAATTTATCCCCCTTAATGCAGATACTGTCAATATGTACTGTTGCGGGATAACAGTGTATGACTATTGTCATTTAGGTCATGCTCGAACTTGTATCACTTGGGATGTTGTGAGACGTTATTTAGAGTGGCGTGGTTATAAGGTTAACTATATTCAAAATTTTACAGATATTGACGATAAAATTCTCAATCGTGCGCGACAGGAAAACACCACGATGGAGGCGGTATCTGAGCGCTTTATTGAGGCATATTTTGAGGATATGACGCAGTTAAATGTTAAACCTGCGAATGCTTATCCTCGTGCTACCCATACCCTAGACGGTATCAAAAAATTGATTTGGGAATTAGAGCAAAAAGGCTATGCTTATGAAACAGAAGGTGATGTTTATTACTCCGTAGAGAAATTTAAAGACTATGGCAAATTGTCAGGGCGCAAATTAGAAGATTTACAAACTGGGGCAAGTGGTAGAGTTAATCAAAGTGAAGGGGTGAAACAAAAACCTTTTGATTTTGCTTTGTGGAAGTCAGCAAAACCTGATGAGCCTAGTTTTGATTCTCCTTGGGGAAAAGGGCGCCCCGGTTGGCACATTGAATGCTCTGCTATGGTTAGAGAGATGTTAGGGGAAACGATCGATATTCATGTAGGGGGCAATGATTTAATTTTCCCTCATCATGAAAACGAAATTGCTCAATCGGAGGCGGTGACGGGGAAGCCTTTATCTCGTTATTGGTTGCATAATGGCATGGTGAAGGTTGACGGGGAGAAAATGTCGAAATCTTTGGGGAATTTTGTCACAATTCGGGATTTATTGGCAAAATATGACCCTATGGCGATGCGTATTTTTATCTTACAAGCAAATTATCGTAAACCTCTTGACTTCACACAGGATGCGATGGAGGGTGTAACGAAGGGTTGGCATACTTTAGCGGAGGGTTTACTTTTTGGAGTTAAGTATAGAGAAAAGCTAAATTTGACAAGGGAATCCCAGTTTACAATTATTAAATCAGTTCAGGAGGACTTTTGTCAAGCCATCGATCGAGATTTTAATTTTGCATCAGGATTAGCTATCTTGTTTGAACTAGCAAAGGAGTTAGTTAAAGAGGCTAACATCTTAACCCATGAGGGCAAAACTACTCGATCGAGCCAAGAATTAGGAGATAAATGGCATACTTTAGTTACCTTAGCCCAAGTATTAGGATTAGAGGCTAATTATGAGGAAAAAGAGCCAGTTTCTTTGTCCATTACCGAGGAAGAAATTGAGACTTTAATTCAACAAAGACTAGAGGCACGGAAGGCGAAAAACTACCAAGAGGGCGATCGAATCCGAGACTTATTGAAAGAAAAAGGTGTTACCCTCATTGATGCCCCCGGCGGTGTGACTAAGTGGCATAGGTAG
- a CDS encoding DUF1257 domain-containing protein, which translates to MSHFSSIKTQIRNINSLKASLGDLGINWKQGPSNVRGYQGKTSQAEIVIEQENNYDIGFSWNGQEYELVADLQYWQQPWTVDGFLQRVTQGYALHTVLTESSQQGFNVTEQQKNEDGSIRLVVQRWS; encoded by the coding sequence ATGTCACACTTTAGCAGTATCAAAACCCAAATTCGGAATATTAATTCTTTGAAAGCCTCTTTAGGAGATTTAGGAATTAACTGGAAACAAGGTCCTTCAAACGTTCGAGGTTATCAAGGAAAAACTAGCCAAGCGGAAATAGTTATTGAACAAGAGAATAATTATGATATTGGTTTTAGTTGGAATGGTCAAGAATATGAGTTAGTAGCTGATTTACAATACTGGCAACAGCCTTGGACTGTTGATGGTTTTTTACAGCGTGTGACTCAAGGTTATGCTTTACATACCGTTTTAACCGAATCTTCTCAACAGGGCTTCAATGTCACTGAACAACAAAAAAATGAAGATGGTAGTATTCGCTTAGTTGTTCAACGCTGGAGTTAG
- the hemJ gene encoding protoporphyrinogen oxidase HemJ — protein sequence MAYYWFKTFHLIGIVVWFAGLFYLVRLFVYHAEANEKPEPAQSILKQQYELMEKRLYNIITTPGMVVTVVMAIGLIRTQPEILKSSWLHIKFLFVGLLLIYHFWCGRIIKQLEKGENSWSGQKFRALNEAPTLLLVVIVMLAVFKNSFPLDIATWLIVGLVIIMAGSIQFYAKIRRQNEAKLAPIIDSEEVKV from the coding sequence ATGGCTTATTATTGGTTTAAAACATTTCACCTTATCGGTATTGTCGTTTGGTTTGCAGGGTTATTTTATTTAGTACGTTTGTTTGTATATCATGCTGAAGCTAATGAAAAACCTGAACCTGCTCAAAGCATCCTCAAACAACAATATGAGTTGATGGAAAAACGTCTTTATAATATCATCACTACTCCCGGTATGGTTGTTACAGTTGTAATGGCGATCGGACTCATTCGTACACAACCTGAAATTTTAAAATCTTCTTGGTTACATATCAAATTCTTGTTTGTCGGCTTATTGTTGATTTATCATTTTTGGTGTGGCAGAATCATCAAACAATTAGAAAAAGGTGAAAATAGTTGGAGTGGACAAAAATTTCGGGCATTAAATGAAGCGCCAACTCTCCTTTTAGTTGTCATTGTCATGTTGGCGGTGTTTAAAAATAGTTTTCCCCTTGATATTGCCACTTGGTTAATTGTCGGTTTAGTAATTATTATGGCAGGAAGCATTCAATTTTATGCCAAAATTCGCCGTCAAAATGAAGCTAAATTAGCACCAATAATCGACAGTGAAGAAGTAAAAGTTTGA
- a CDS encoding DUF4164 family protein has translation MNQIIEVNIADVLSRLETKIDGLDKKFEDKLDKLENKIDHVANKVNDIKVNLAKVDEKIIGLDKRLGNLEFVTRSIVGGVIVALLLAFARYLFPNVTL, from the coding sequence ATGAATCAAATCATAGAGGTTAATATTGCCGATGTTTTGTCTCGACTTGAAACAAAGATAGACGGTTTAGACAAAAAATTTGAGGATAAACTTGATAAGTTAGAAAACAAAATCGATCATGTAGCAAATAAAGTTAATGACATCAAAGTAAATCTAGCTAAAGTTGATGAAAAAATTATTGGTTTAGATAAGCGATTAGGCAATTTAGAATTTGTAACTCGATCGATAGTAGGAGGAGTTATTGTCGCTTTGCTTTTGGCTTTTGCTCGTTATCTTTTTCCTAACGTCACCTTGTAA
- the recQ gene encoding DNA helicase RecQ: MASLQQSLKQYFGHDRFRDGQEEIINQALLDRDLLVIMPTGGGKSLCFQLPALLKKGVAIVVSPLISLMQDQVMALQDNGINATFLNSTLDYTEVRRREEAILAGKIKLVYLAPERLVSEKFQQFLQLLTSTVTISFFAIDEAHCISEWGHDFRQEYRQLRQLRFRFPNIPLMALTATATTRVQKDIITQLNFKNPAIHRFSFNRSNLYYEVQPRQKRTYQQLFNLIRRLDGSGIVYCFARKTTEDLASRLTQDGISALPYHGRLSDEVRSNYQNSFIRDDVRIMVATLAFGMGINKPDVRFVIHHDLPRNIESYYQESGRAGRDGDPAKCILLYNPNDEYKINYFIKQKESIQEQKISYQQLKKVIEYAETNYCRRIIQLSYFGERFRGDCDGCDNCLNPKEFEDCTIEAQKFLSCVARCNEKFGIKHIIEVLRGSTSDKVYKYGHHLLSTYGIGKDKTVEEWEYLGKSLVYQGLLNQTEDSYKILKLNKDSWEILRQKKQVKIAVENTNKNRVIHEYHPKALEVELLMQRLKKLRKKLADQENIAPYVIFGDSTLKIMAQMQPKNLKSLAKLSGITEYKLNKYGHYFIEEITYFLNEENLTVALPTTTQMKTLQLYQQGLTIPEIAKERGFAVSTIITHISELIELNQSIDIDKFVLSKKKEVIVNTIEQMGDQSLKTLKEKLGDNYSYDEIKLVKAWYKRMKN, translated from the coding sequence ATGGCTTCCTTACAACAATCATTAAAGCAGTATTTTGGTCATGATCGTTTTCGAGATGGACAAGAAGAAATTATCAATCAAGCCCTGCTCGATCGAGATTTATTAGTTATAATGCCCACAGGCGGAGGCAAATCCCTTTGTTTTCAACTTCCTGCGTTATTGAAAAAAGGGGTGGCGATCGTAGTATCACCGCTTATATCTTTAATGCAAGATCAAGTTATGGCGTTACAGGATAATGGTATCAATGCGACTTTTCTTAATAGTACCCTCGATTATACAGAAGTTCGTCGCCGAGAAGAAGCTATTTTGGCAGGAAAAATCAAATTAGTTTATCTTGCCCCTGAAAGATTAGTTAGTGAGAAATTTCAACAGTTTTTACAACTTCTTACCTCTACGGTGACGATTTCTTTTTTTGCCATCGATGAAGCCCATTGTATCTCGGAATGGGGGCATGATTTTCGTCAAGAATATCGTCAACTGCGACAACTGCGGTTTCGTTTTCCTAACATTCCCCTCATGGCTTTAACGGCTACCGCTACCACACGAGTACAAAAAGATATTATTACGCAACTCAATTTTAAAAATCCTGCGATTCATCGTTTCAGCTTTAATCGTAGCAATCTTTATTATGAAGTGCAACCCCGTCAAAAACGCACCTATCAACAACTTTTTAACCTCATTCGTCGTTTAGATGGTTCTGGTATAGTTTATTGTTTCGCTCGTAAAACAACAGAAGATTTAGCTTCCCGTCTCACTCAAGATGGTATCTCTGCTTTACCCTATCATGGCAGATTATCCGATGAGGTTCGATCGAACTACCAAAACAGTTTTATTCGAGATGATGTCAGAATCATGGTGGCAACCCTCGCCTTTGGCATGGGAATTAATAAGCCCGATGTGCGCTTTGTGATTCATCATGACTTACCCAGAAATATAGAAAGTTACTATCAAGAATCAGGGCGCGCTGGTAGAGATGGAGACCCAGCTAAGTGTATATTATTATATAATCCTAATGATGAGTATAAAATCAACTATTTTATTAAACAAAAAGAGAGTATTCAAGAGCAAAAAATTAGCTATCAACAACTAAAAAAAGTTATTGAATATGCAGAAACAAATTATTGTCGCCGTATCATCCAATTAAGTTATTTTGGCGAAAGATTTAGGGGTGATTGTGATGGTTGTGATAACTGTTTAAATCCTAAAGAATTTGAAGATTGTACCATTGAGGCTCAAAAATTTTTATCCTGTGTCGCCCGTTGTAACGAAAAATTTGGTATTAAACATATTATAGAAGTTTTACGGGGTTCAACCAGTGATAAAGTCTATAAATATGGACATCATTTACTTTCAACCTATGGTATTGGCAAAGATAAAACGGTGGAAGAATGGGAATATTTAGGTAAATCTTTAGTCTATCAAGGGCTATTAAATCAAACAGAAGATAGTTATAAAATTTTAAAATTAAATAAGGATAGTTGGGAGATATTAAGACAAAAAAAACAGGTAAAAATTGCTGTAGAAAATACTAATAAAAATAGAGTTATTCATGAGTATCACCCCAAAGCCTTAGAAGTAGAGTTATTAATGCAGAGATTGAAAAAGTTAAGAAAAAAATTAGCTGATCAAGAAAACATTGCTCCCTACGTTATTTTTGGAGATTCAACTCTTAAAATAATGGCACAAATGCAACCAAAAAACTTAAAAAGTTTAGCAAAATTATCGGGAATAACAGAGTATAAACTTAATAAATATGGTCATTATTTTATTGAAGAAATCACCTATTTTTTAAACGAAGAAAACTTAACGGTTGCTCTCCCTACTACTACTCAAATGAAAACTTTACAGTTATATCAACAGGGTTTAACCATACCAGAAATTGCCAAAGAAAGGGGTTTTGCGGTGAGTACTATTATCACCCATATCAGTGAATTAATTGAACTAAATCAGTCGATCGATATTGACAAATTTGTGTTATCAAAGAAAAAAGAAGTTATTGTGAATACGATCGAACAAATGGGAGATCAATCTTTAAAAACATTAAAGGAGAAATTGGGAGACAACTACAGTTATGACGAAATAAAATTAGTTAAAGCATGGTATAAAAGAATGAAAAATTGA